In Rhodoferax koreense, a genomic segment contains:
- a CDS encoding alpha/beta hydrolase family esterase yields the protein MHSSIHDLMRAASRLTQGGDLQQATENIQRALRQAGLSNPGFSPPGMPVAPPTTQGTVLDGYVFEVGAAKPTSAKTDAASADFVSGTHSHAGRSLAYKLYVPPGYEGQSLPLVVMLHGCTQNPDDFAAGTGINELAREQGFYVLYPAQAQDANPSRCWNWFKHNHQGRGNGEPGVISNLTQAIVRSHGIDPSRVYVAGLSAGGAMAAILAEAYPEIFAAAGVHSGLPPGAARDMPGAFSVMKTGVSPAGAARANGASGAAVPTIVFHGDRDDTVHPLNGQQVVTKALGDDAAPASQRQEQGRAPNGRRFTRTVHTAADGRVLAEHWLIHGAGHAWSGGRPQGSYTDGTGPDATREMMRFFAGHRRPDARA from the coding sequence ATGCATTCCTCCATCCACGACTTGATGCGCGCAGCCAGCCGGCTCACGCAAGGCGGCGACCTGCAGCAGGCGACGGAAAACATCCAACGTGCACTCAGGCAGGCCGGCCTGTCCAATCCCGGCTTTTCGCCGCCCGGCATGCCCGTGGCACCGCCGACGACACAAGGCACCGTGCTCGACGGCTACGTCTTCGAGGTCGGTGCCGCCAAGCCCACCTCGGCCAAAACCGACGCCGCCAGCGCCGACTTCGTCAGCGGTACGCACAGCCATGCCGGTCGCAGCCTCGCCTACAAGCTCTATGTGCCGCCTGGCTACGAGGGCCAGTCGCTGCCCCTGGTGGTCATGCTGCATGGCTGCACGCAGAACCCCGATGATTTCGCCGCCGGCACCGGTATCAACGAACTGGCGCGCGAGCAAGGCTTTTATGTGCTGTACCCCGCGCAGGCGCAGGATGCCAATCCGTCGCGCTGCTGGAACTGGTTCAAGCACAACCACCAGGGCCGCGGTAACGGTGAACCGGGAGTGATCAGCAACCTCACACAGGCCATCGTGCGCAGCCACGGCATCGACCCCAGCCGCGTGTATGTGGCCGGGCTGTCGGCCGGCGGCGCCATGGCCGCGATTCTTGCCGAGGCGTATCCCGAAATCTTTGCCGCGGCCGGCGTGCATTCCGGCCTGCCGCCCGGTGCGGCGCGTGACATGCCCGGCGCCTTTTCGGTGATGAAAACAGGCGTTTCCCCGGCCGGTGCCGCGCGCGCGAACGGCGCATCGGGCGCGGCGGTGCCGACCATCGTCTTCCATGGCGACCGTGATGACACGGTGCATCCGCTGAACGGTCAGCAGGTCGTCACCAAGGCGCTGGGCGACGACGCGGCGCCTGCCTCGCAACGGCAGGAGCAGGGCCGCGCTCCCAACGGCCGTCGCTTCACCCGCACCGTCCACACTGCCGCGGATGGCCGCGTACTGGCCGAACACTGGCTGATTCACGGCGCGGGCCATGCATGGTCGGGTGGGCGGCCGCAGGGCAGCTACACGGATGGCACCGGCCCCGATGCGACTCGCGAGATGATGCGCTTTTTCGCGGGGCATCGCCGCCCGGACGCGCGCGCCTGA
- a CDS encoding LysR family transcriptional regulator: MRSSKVESLWSHLHWLIVLSEQGSYTAAAKRLGVSKAAMSQHIAELEREVGLPLVRRTTRSMRLTEAGQRLVDDTGHAFAQIAESFHGAKDLAGEPRGLVRVTAPVALGRQQLVPRVAAFLLTHPAIRVEMELSDRFSSLATEGFDLAVRHTAAPPDTHVAWELCRTYSLLVASRAYLDRCGSPAAPQALTEHACLHYPRGKDSPVWSLEPKSGRTKAAQRITVPVGGPLAANNSEALRDAAMAGLGIALVPDFSAQAGLRSGELVEVLPDWRPVGTFAEKIFALRPYAQQVPRAVTLFVRHLERSMAAGFQA, encoded by the coding sequence ATGCGAAGTTCAAAAGTCGAAAGCCTCTGGTCCCATCTGCACTGGTTGATCGTGTTGTCCGAACAGGGCAGCTACACCGCCGCTGCCAAACGGCTCGGCGTGAGCAAGGCCGCCATGAGCCAGCACATTGCGGAACTGGAGCGCGAGGTCGGGCTGCCACTGGTGCGCCGCACCACGCGCAGCATGCGGCTGACCGAGGCCGGCCAGCGGCTGGTGGACGACACCGGGCATGCCTTTGCGCAGATCGCCGAAAGTTTCCACGGGGCCAAGGATCTTGCCGGTGAACCGCGCGGCCTGGTGCGGGTTACGGCGCCGGTCGCACTCGGCCGACAACAGCTCGTGCCGCGCGTGGCCGCGTTTTTGCTCACGCATCCGGCGATTCGCGTGGAAATGGAACTGTCCGACCGCTTCAGCTCACTCGCCACCGAAGGCTTCGACCTCGCGGTGCGGCACACGGCGGCGCCACCCGACACCCACGTCGCCTGGGAGCTGTGCAGGACCTACTCCCTGCTCGTCGCCAGCCGGGCCTACCTGGACCGCTGCGGGAGCCCGGCCGCACCCCAGGCCCTGACGGAACACGCATGCCTGCACTATCCCCGCGGGAAGGACTCGCCGGTCTGGTCCCTCGAGCCGAAGTCCGGCCGCACCAAGGCGGCCCAACGCATCACCGTGCCGGTGGGCGGCCCGCTCGCGGCCAACAACAGCGAAGCGCTGCGCGATGCCGCCATGGCCGGGCTTGGCATCGCGCTGGTGCCGGATTTCTCGGCCCAGGCCGGTTTGCGCAGCGGCGAGTTGGTGGAGGTGTTGCCCGACTGGCGCCCGGTCGGTACGTTCGCCGAAAAGATATTTGCGCTGCGGCCTTATGCGCAGCAGGTGCCGCGCGCGGTCACGCTGTTCGTGCGCCACCTCGAGCGCAGCATGGCGGCGGGTTTCCAGGCCTGA
- a CDS encoding PEP-CTERM sorting domain-containing protein — MKKILFGSVMAMGLAASVPALAYSVSFDSTNTNVAGGDQSGKTSYLLGANNVAAAGSGLFVETFDARNGGGNAQGCGLDTPSNLVSIAGGTYGLRTGTVASVAAAPAGDKTCYAFGPTPGGALPDKVNINYSGLLATLGPGASLNYFGLYYGSIDTFNDLIFYNASGAVIATVTGSSLINQFKGTSGNQQADSSNIYVNLFFTPAEQFTSFAFSTSGVAFEMDNLAIGYNIARNVPEPASLALTGLALAAVVVTRRRKLIR; from the coding sequence GTGAAAAAGATTCTTTTCGGCAGCGTGATGGCAATGGGTCTCGCGGCGTCCGTCCCTGCGCTGGCGTACAGCGTCTCTTTCGACTCCACCAACACCAATGTCGCTGGCGGCGACCAATCGGGCAAGACGAGCTATCTGCTGGGTGCCAACAACGTGGCGGCGGCCGGCTCAGGCCTGTTCGTGGAGACGTTCGACGCGCGCAACGGCGGCGGCAATGCCCAGGGATGCGGTTTGGATACGCCGTCGAACCTCGTGAGCATCGCCGGCGGCACCTATGGCCTGCGCACGGGCACTGTGGCAAGCGTGGCTGCCGCGCCTGCAGGCGACAAGACCTGTTACGCTTTCGGGCCGACGCCTGGCGGCGCGCTGCCCGACAAAGTGAACATCAACTATTCGGGACTGCTGGCAACGCTCGGTCCGGGCGCCAGCCTGAACTATTTCGGTCTCTACTACGGCTCGATCGATACCTTCAACGACCTCATTTTCTATAACGCCTCCGGGGCCGTGATTGCCACCGTGACCGGCAGCAGCCTGATCAACCAGTTCAAGGGCACGTCCGGCAACCAGCAGGCCGACTCGTCCAATATCTACGTGAACCTGTTCTTCACGCCGGCCGAGCAGTTCACCAGCTTCGCTTTCTCCACCTCTGGCGTCGCCTTCGAGATGGACAACCTGGCCATTGGCTACAACATCGCCCGCAACGTGCCCGAACCTGCCTCCCTGGCTTTGACGGGCCTGGCCCTGGCCGCGGTGGTGGTCACACGTCGCCGCAAGCTGATCCGCTGA
- a CDS encoding CopG family transcriptional regulator codes for MLPNKLKPADSEKITINLGFVDLGQIDLLVAESFYGNRSDFIRTAIRNQLRSHADAVQQVVARKMLVLGMQHFSADDLRAVQAAGQKLQIRVLGLATIAADVTPELALATIDSIDVLGALQASTEVKAALASRQR; via the coding sequence ATGCTGCCAAACAAACTCAAACCGGCCGATTCGGAAAAGATCACCATCAACCTGGGGTTCGTCGATCTTGGCCAGATCGACCTGTTGGTGGCCGAAAGCTTCTACGGCAACCGTTCCGACTTCATCCGCACCGCCATCCGCAACCAGTTGCGCAGCCATGCCGACGCCGTCCAGCAGGTCGTGGCCCGCAAGATGCTCGTGCTCGGCATGCAGCATTTCAGCGCGGATGACCTGCGTGCCGTGCAGGCCGCCGGACAAAAGCTGCAGATTCGCGTACTCGGACTCGCGACGATTGCCGCCGACGTCACGCCCGAACTCGCGCTCGCCACCATCGATTCAATCGACGTGCTCGGCGCGCTGCAAGCCAGCACCGAGGTCAAGGCCGCGCTGGCCAGCCGCCAGCGCTGA
- a CDS encoding diguanylate cyclase domain-containing protein codes for MPQDRGPISSTVSRADLSAWAVLVLALSLIFLMGAVQLQRNHAQIKAEQQNRLQTQARVVAENLVRQLRGVDSALRGLRADLTAPSAAQADVVSPHRLNELGRAMPGVRGIVVLDAQGRITVSEASVLEGQDFASREYFRAPRERPDYTSLYVSPPFTSTRGVYSINLGIAVPDVHGRFNGVISANLDPEYFEIVARSVLYAPDMLVSVIHGDGKPFIDLHPARSGHGKDPAQHSASFARHIASERSETIAEDEDALTHDNRMVVFRTVFPPELDMDTPLVVSVSRSTREVYAPWRDDVRSLALLFVLLCISSAGTLHFVQQRRQATSHAANERQRLADISAEQLRGAAELQQRTGRLAKVGGWQLELATQQMTWTDEMYEIHDVDRQAALSRGVALSPYTPDARRLVESAMHEAIQHGTPWSLEARVVTARGRQLWVRTQGEAIVENGRVVRLIGASQDVTERVRFATELQAANEKLERLTVTDGLTGVGNRRLFDQKLATEWTRCARRGLDLGLLMVDIDHFKLYNDHYGHQGGDAVLRQVATILTQCVQRSGELVARYGGEEFAVLLPGSDMESASIVADLFLAQLAQAAIPHIASSTAAVLTMSIGVASMAPVATDQPAQLIRSADSALYIAKHLGRNRAEQAPAVAGP; via the coding sequence ATGCCTCAGGACCGCGGTCCAATCTCATCCACCGTTTCCCGCGCCGACCTGTCGGCATGGGCGGTTCTGGTGCTGGCATTGAGTTTGATTTTCCTCATGGGCGCCGTGCAATTGCAGCGCAACCACGCGCAAATCAAGGCAGAACAGCAAAACCGCCTGCAGACCCAGGCGAGAGTTGTGGCGGAAAACTTGGTACGGCAGCTGCGCGGCGTGGACAGTGCACTGCGGGGTCTTCGCGCTGACCTGACAGCCCCGTCGGCGGCGCAGGCGGATGTCGTCTCGCCACATCGGCTCAATGAACTCGGTCGGGCCATGCCGGGCGTCAGAGGCATCGTGGTACTCGACGCGCAAGGCAGGATCACGGTTTCGGAAGCATCGGTCCTGGAGGGCCAGGATTTTGCCTCGCGCGAATACTTCAGGGCACCCAGGGAACGGCCGGACTACACGAGCCTGTACGTGTCGCCGCCGTTCACATCCACACGTGGTGTCTACTCCATCAACCTCGGCATCGCCGTGCCCGATGTGCATGGCCGGTTCAATGGCGTCATCTCGGCAAATCTCGATCCGGAGTATTTCGAAATCGTCGCCCGCTCCGTGCTGTATGCGCCCGACATGCTGGTGAGCGTGATCCACGGTGATGGCAAACCGTTCATCGACCTTCATCCCGCGCGATCCGGCCACGGCAAAGACCCGGCACAACACAGCGCCAGTTTCGCGCGACACATTGCCAGCGAACGCAGCGAGACCATCGCCGAAGACGAAGATGCCTTGACCCATGACAACCGCATGGTGGTGTTTCGCACCGTTTTTCCGCCAGAACTGGACATGGACACGCCGCTGGTGGTGTCGGTGAGCCGCAGCACGCGAGAGGTCTATGCGCCGTGGCGCGACGACGTGCGCAGCCTCGCCTTGCTGTTCGTTCTGTTGTGCATCAGTTCGGCGGGCACCTTGCATTTCGTGCAGCAACGCCGCCAGGCGACCTCCCATGCCGCAAACGAACGTCAGCGGCTGGCCGACATCAGCGCCGAGCAGCTGCGAGGCGCCGCCGAGCTTCAGCAGCGCACCGGCCGCCTTGCCAAGGTCGGAGGCTGGCAGCTCGAACTGGCCACCCAGCAGATGACCTGGACCGACGAGATGTACGAGATCCACGACGTCGATCGACAAGCTGCACTGTCGAGAGGGGTGGCTCTCTCACCTTACACGCCCGATGCGCGTCGATTGGTCGAGTCCGCCATGCATGAAGCCATCCAACACGGCACACCGTGGTCGCTCGAAGCCCGCGTGGTCACCGCTCGGGGACGCCAACTCTGGGTGCGCACCCAAGGAGAAGCCATCGTCGAGAATGGCCGGGTGGTGCGGCTGATCGGGGCATCGCAGGACGTCACCGAGCGCGTACGTTTTGCCACCGAGTTGCAGGCGGCCAACGAGAAGCTGGAGCGCCTCACCGTCACGGATGGCCTAACGGGCGTCGGCAATCGCCGGCTGTTCGACCAGAAACTCGCGACCGAATGGACCCGTTGCGCGCGGCGCGGACTCGACCTCGGCTTGCTGATGGTAGACATCGACCACTTCAAACTCTACAACGACCATTACGGACACCAGGGCGGCGATGCCGTGTTGCGCCAGGTGGCCACCATCCTGACGCAATGCGTGCAGCGGTCTGGCGAACTGGTGGCACGCTACGGCGGGGAAGAGTTTGCGGTGCTGCTGCCCGGCAGTGACATGGAGAGCGCGAGCATCGTCGCCGATCTGTTTCTCGCCCAACTTGCCCAAGCCGCGATTCCGCACATTGCGTCGAGCACCGCTGCCGTGCTCACGATGAGCATCGGCGTCGCCAGCATGGCGCCCGTCGCCACCGATCAGCCCGCACAGCTGATCCGGTCTGCGGACAGCGCTCTCTACATCGCAAAGCACCTCGGCCGCAACCGCGCGGAGCAGGCCCCGGCGGTCGCCGGCCCCTAA